One window of the Zea mays cultivar B73 chromosome 3, Zm-B73-REFERENCE-NAM-5.0, whole genome shotgun sequence genome contains the following:
- the LOC100273107 gene encoding F-box protein At1g67340-like — protein sequence MRTRSGSRYSNGGEVVALVGQKRKRSPSAVAGECDCGGRRKRPAGEPDYLDALPDDLVLSILSKLAAASSAPSDLLSVHLTCKRLNELGSHDMVFAKASPASLAVKAAAWSEPAQRFLKRCADAGNLEACYNLGMIRFYCLGSRSGGAALLARAAVGGHAAALYSLAVIQFNGSGGAKSDRDLRAGAALCARAASLGHVDALRELGHCLQDGYGVRRDPAEGRRLLVAANARELTLALSAAASRHAVAALPFAAAAGVVGGGGGCPLLSDFGWSLPEAEPHAANQFMVDWWASRCAAQAGGKKDGDGSGVDGDGDGAELRLCSHVRCGRRETRRHEFRRCSVCGAANYCSRACQALDWKRAHKAQCVPMDRWLLAGVAVGGGVEAQQHQQ from the exons ATGAGGACGAGGAGCGGGTCCCGGTATTCCAACGGCGGCGAGGTGGTTGCCTTGGTGGGTCAGAAGAGGAAGAGGTCGCCGTCGGCCGTCGCCGGAGAGTGCGACTGCGGCGGGCGCAGGAAGCGGCCTGCCGGCGAGCCGGACtacctggacgcgcttcccgatgACCTTGTCCTCTCCATCCTGTCCAAGCTCGCCGCCGCCTCCTCGGCGCCGTCCGACCTGCTCTCGGTCCACCTCAC GTGCAAGAGGCTGAACGAGCTCGGCAGCCATGACATGGTGTTCGCCAAGGCCTCGCCGGCGTCGCTGGCGGTCAAGGCGGCGGCGTGGTCCGAGCCGGCGCAGAGGTTCCTCAAGCGCTGCGCCGACGCCGGCAACCTCGAGGCCTGCTACAACCTGGGCATG ATCCGCTTCTACTGCCTGGGCAGCCGCAGCGGCGGCGCGGCGCTGCTGGCGAGGGCGGCCGTCGGCGGGCACGCGGCGGCGCTCTACTCGCTGGCGGTCATCCAGTTCAACGGCAGCGGCGGGGCCAAGTCGGACCGCGACCTGCGCGCGGGGGCTGCCCTGTGCGCGCGCGCGGCCTCGCTGGGCCACGTCGACGCGCTCCGCGAGCTCGGGCACTGCCTCCAGGACGGCTACGGCGTGCGGCGGGACCCCGCCGAGGGCCGGCGCCTGCTGGTCGCGGCGAACGCCCGCGAGCTCACGCTCGCGCTCTCCGCGGCCGCCTCGCGCCACGCCGTCGCCGCGCTGCCCTTCGCCGCGGCCGCCGgcgtcgtcggcggcggcggggggtGCCCCCTCCTGTCCGACTTCGGGTGGAGCCTCCCCGAGGCGGAGCCCCACGCGGCGAACCAGTTCATGGTGGACTGGTGGGCCTCCCGCTGCGCCGCCCAGGCGGGCGGGAAGAAGgacggcgacggcagcggcgTGGACGGCGACGGAGACGGCGCGGAGCTCCGTCTTTGCTCCCACGTGCGGTGCGGGCGGCGCGAGACGCGGCGGCACGAGTTCCGGCGGTGCTCCGTGTGCGGCGCGGCCAACTACTGCTCCCGCGCGTGCCAGGCGCTGGACTGGAAGCGCGCGCACAAGGCGCAGTGCGTGCCCATGGACCGGTGGCTCCTCGCCGGCGTTGCCGTTGGCGGCGGCGTCGAGGCGCAGCAGCACCAGCAGTGA